The proteins below come from a single Miscanthus floridulus cultivar M001 chromosome 1, ASM1932011v1, whole genome shotgun sequence genomic window:
- the LOC136493688 gene encoding uncharacterized protein: MAGAGGTPPPPPLRLKDLLELDCDSCSAAGFRCYPRRLGESSALTPMRHLLESSPSLRLRRRRPSKLSHFSRSLSRRLSRRGGFWSRRRDEEEEEDEDAVAAKTAASAGCGGSSSSEELETSSESSDNYSSGRTSRGSRSESDSSDFSSATEDSVHRHPSQAAAGDEHEVVAMERVVSKEGSSSGSEADDKEQLSPVAVMDFPFDDDDELTDAGLVCSLPSFSLARLQRRKTHKIRRFGSRDELAPLDLEARLATTSDPDGPAADVPPQQQMIHCRTGDAATPTCAGSVVHDVPDEDDDLISLLMGTPVSADLDDVSERLLLDFFVEMKRQRSEAHDAEAELLLTGPAAAGGVLRRKAERVVDGEAAVAAAARGWLEGMGTERWGLADVLSSGAAVMAEMERGRRWMQVGEEEREVGAVVAGMLVDQLVGEVVRCLFV; the protein is encoded by the exons ATGGCTGGTGCGGgtgggacgccgccgccgccgccgctgaggcTCAAGGACCTCCTGGAGCTGGACTGCGACTCGTGCAGCGCCGCGGGGTTCCGCTGCTACCCGCGCCGCCTGGGCGAGTCGTCGGCGCTAACGCCAATGCGGCACCTCCTCGAGTCGTCGCCCTCCCTGCGCCTGCGGCGCCGCCGCCCGAGCAAGCTGTCCCACTTCTCCAGGAGCCTCTCGCGGCGGCTCAGCAGGCGGGGCGGCTTCTGGAGTAGGCGccgcgacgaggaggaggaggaggacgaggacgccgTGGCGGCGAAGACGGCCGCGTCCGCCGGCTGCGGCGGCTCTAGTAGCTCCGAGGAGCTGGAGACGTCGTCGGAGTCCAGCGACAACTACTCGTCCGGGAGGACGAGTAGGGGGTCGCGGTCCGAGTCCGACTCCTCGGACTTCTCGTCGGCCACCGAGGACAGCGTGCACCGTCATCCTTCGCAGGCCGCCGCCGGAGACGAGCACGAG GTGGTGGCGATGGAGAGGGTGGTGTCCAAGGAGGGGTCCAGCTCGGGGTCGGAGGCGGACGACAAGGAGCAGCTCAGCCCCGTGGCCGTCATGGACTTCCCCTTCGACGACGATGACGAGTTGACGGACGCCGGCCTCGTGTGCTCCCTGCCTTCTTTCAGCCTCGCACGTCTCCAGA GGAGAAAGACGCACAAGATCCGACGGTTCGGGAGCCGCGACGAGCTGGCCCCCCTGGATCTCGAGGCGCGCCTCGCCACCACGTCAGACCCCGACGGCCCCGCCGCCGACGTCCCACCGCAGCAGCAGATGATCCATTGCCGTACAGGAGACGCGGCAACGCCGACGTGCGCAGGCAGCGTCGTCCACGACGTGCCAGACGAGGACGACGACCTTATTTCGCTGCTCATGGGCACGCCGGTATCGGCCGACTTGGACGACGTGTCCGAACGGCTTCTGCTCGACTTCTTCGTGGAGATGAAACGCCAGCGCTCGGAGGCGCACGACGCCGAGGCCGAGCTCCTCCTCACTGGGCCGGCGGCGGCCGGTGGCGTGCTGCGACGGAAGGCTGAGCGGGTCGTAGACGGCGAGGCTGCTGTGGCCGCAGCGGCCAGGGGCTGGTTGGAGGGCATGGGAACCGAGCGATGGGGCTTGGCGGACGTGCTCAGCAGCGGGGCGGCCGTCATGGCGGAGATGGAGCGGGGCCGGCGGTGGATGCAGGTCGGCGAGGAGGAGCGGGAGGTCGGCGCTGTGGTGGCGGGGATGCTGGTGGATCAACTGGTGGGCGAGGTGGTGAGGTGTCTGTTTGTGTAG